The following is a genomic window from Calypte anna isolate BGI_N300 chromosome 7, bCalAnn1_v1.p, whole genome shotgun sequence.
ttttttgttgttgttgttttttttccatttccacaaGTGTTCTTAcaatgagaaaaggaaatccTGTCTTCAGAGTTGACAGCCCTGTGGAATGGTGGTTGGTGGAGGGAACGTGTCTGGACGTCGGCGTTCGGGTGCTCATCTTCTCCCTGTTTTTCCTCTATGCAGGTTCTGTCATCCGTGATGGCGTCAGCTCTGCCCAGAACCCTTGGGGAATTGCAGCTGTATCGAATACTACAAAAAGCAAATCTCTTGTTCTACTTCGATGCCTTCATTCAGCAGGGTGGGGATGAtgtccagcagctctgtgaagcGGGTGAAGAGGAGTTTTTGGAGATCATGGCTCTCGTAGGCATGGCCAGCAAACCTCTTCATGTCCGAAGGCTGCAGAAGGCCTTGAGGGACTGGGTGACAAACCCCGGCCTTTTTAACCAGCCTCTCACCTCCTTACCTGTCAGCAGCATTCCGATATACAAGCTACCAGAAGGTTCTCCTGCGTGGCTGGGGATATCCTGCAGCAGTTACGAAaggaccagcagcagcagagagcctCACCTGAAGATTCCCAAATGTGCCGCCACCACCTGCGTGCAGAGCGTGGGTGCCAGCAAATCCGAGGTGGTGGGGAACTTATCCCTGCAGAGTGGCAGCGAGCCCAGGCTCTGGCAAGGACACCACACCACAGAGAGTGAGCACAGCCTTTCCCCAGCTGACCTGGGCTCTCCGGCTTCACCGAAGGAGAACAGCGAGACCCTGGATGCCGCCGCCGCGCTGTCGGTTGCGGAGTGCGTGGAGCGGAtggtcccctccctgcccaaaaGTGACTCCAACGAAGTCAAGGAGCTGctgaaaacaaataagaaaCTGGCAAAGATGATTGGTCACATCTTTGAGATGAGTGACGAGGACCCTCACAAAGAGGAGGAGATCAGGAAGTACAGTGCAATATATGGCAGATTTGACTCAAAAAGGAAGGATGGCAAGCATCTCACCCTCCACGAGGTAAAACACCTTGGGTGACAGCGGGCTTCCTCCCTTGTTCCTACACCTTGTACTTACCACTCACAGGGTACACCTTTTGTATGGGCTCTTCTCACCACGTGTGTCTTACAGAGCTGTAGGCAGTCCTGCCCTGGGATAAAAACCTTGGGTGCAGTAGGAGTGCCCTTTCTTGGGTGGGTGTGTGCTTCGGTTTGGCGTCACCAGGCTGCCCCGTCCCTGGCAGGGCCTGGGAGACAGAGGGTGTAAAGATTTTTGGCACTGAAATAGCAAACCAGTATTGCACTGAGCCTGGCTGTTGGGCACTGAGCTTGGTTTCTAGGCATTCAGCACATTTTTGAAGCAGCCCTGTCTTGGTATTTCCCTTGCAGCTTTGAAAGTGGAGTGGTTGGTTGGAAGAATGGTAAATAAAATTGCTGGTGTCTTGGAACAGGTCACCTGGCTCGGTGGCTGCCCTCTGCTGTGTTCCTTCAccttgagaccctgccctgtAGCTTGTGCCCTCGAGGTGAAAAAGATTCTGCTGGTGAGGTCCTCTGACCCTGTGGggtgggaatttttttttgtgtctgaatTGGGATGAAGCTTAATTATACAATCTGTAGGGATTTTGGGGGAGGGTCTTAAGCCGGTGAGGTGAAGTGCAGACTATttgaggaggaagggaaaggatcATCTCCAGTATTTTGATGGATGGCTGCAGTTTGGAGGTTTGTCCTCTAACCCAGCATCTCTGCCCTCTTGTCCTTAGAAGTCCGAGTGAGCCTCTTTTGCTTGTCTTCTGCTGTTCTTGAGGCTCCCTCTGCATCTGTTGTAACACACAAGGTGTGTCTGTGTGGGGAAGGGTTTCCTAGTGCCAAAGTCGAGCAGAAGAGGAGAACAAACATTAATTGAAAGCAGTGCCAGAATGCTGCTGATATGAATGCTGCCTCAGCATTTTCACGGTTAACAGCGATTGCAAAATTTCAGTTGGATTTAAAATTTGGCATGTAAGGCTTAGCTCCCAAAAGGAAAGGCAATGTTTATGTTACAGGAGTGCCAAAAAAACTGTGCTGGctttagccttttttttcttttctttttttttttttttttttttaggcttcgAGAAGTTTGGTAGGTGTGTCACAAGACTAGGTTGTCCTTATGCTTCTGAGTAGAAGGGCAGAAGGCAGCAAGGTgtatttctttcacattttttgtttgtgtatttACATTTATAAGGCAGCTGCACACCAGCAGTGACTTCACTGGGGCTTTTACTGCAAACTGGGGGGGACACTTCTAAGGGAGCTTGTCAGCCCTGTTTCTGCCACCCAGTCTTGCTTGTGCAGCTTTCAGTTACACGTTTTGTAGTTTTATGTTGAACACAAATAAATCTGTGAACTCACCCAGTGTGCAAGAACAGATCTCTCCTTACTTAACTTCCCGGGACTTGGGGAAGTCTTTCCCATAAGAGAAGGAGTTGCTTGTGAGATGGAGGCAGGGTTTGAAAGGATGAATTGTGTAGATGCCACGTGTACATTGCTGCAGAGTCAGGATTCAGGGAAAGGGGGTTCTCCAAAGTTCAGCCAAGGTGTGGTAGGCTGATAGTGGGGTGATTGGTGGTGGTTTGAAGGAGCAGGGTAGCAGCTGGAAGAAAGGATGactctgctctgccctgtggattggttactttttttttttttaagtactgtaCTACAGATCTTTACTACATCCTTGTAAAACcatgtttaaaaatgaaaggagaGCATGGTTTGGCTGTAGGAAATATTTCTATCGCTCTTATGATTAAGGGCACAAGATCAAAGGAGTGTGTGGTTGACTTATGCCTCACTTACGCATGTGGGGCCTCACTCAGCTTGATGGGAACTGCATACatgcaagcaagaaaaattgGCTCATAATTGGTGTGCTGTTTGCTTCAAGAGGCCGGATTTCACAAATTTTGTCTTGAGCAGTTTTCTCTCCATTGCCGTTTGAAAGCGGAAAATACACAAATAGCAGCAGTGAGggaagttttggtttttttttttttgcgtgTTTCAAATCCGCTAAACCGGAGTTTGCCTTTCGTAAACTCAACTTcattggattttttgtttgtttgtttgtttgtttttgatgGCTCAAACCATTTGCTGCTCAGAAGGAAGGATGTTTAACAACCAGGGAGGTAAGTTTCTGCTTGTCCAGAGGCTCTGTTTCTGCACATGTTAATACATTCCAAGGCTGTCATCCTGCCTCACAGTTCAAGGTTTCTCTTTGCAGCTGGCAAGGAACAGCTGAATAAACTTCACTAAGAACTTAAAAAGCTTAAGTAGTGGTTAGCTTCTTAATGTACAGATCTGGGTACCCCTGACTCCTCAGAGTGGAATTGTGTGCAAATTTAACTTCCAACTTGATGGAATTATTAGTGGTGAATTACTGAGGATGTTCTGTGTGAACCCTGGGGTGTCTCAGGGGGCTTCAGCAGCCATTTGGGGCCAGGGAGAGCTGTAAATGCCAAACTGGTTTGGAAGCTCTTGGTAGGATTATCTGCATAAGGCACTGAGCTGGCATGCAGTCTGAGGCAGGGTCTTTACACAAAGGGATTCCAAAACTAATAAACACACTGGCTGTGATCCATCCCCTTGTCTTGGTATTACACAGCTTTTCAAGCATGGTGAGCACCTCATGTGTGAAGTTGGACTGGAGAAGGGATGAGTGCAAGGCATGTCTTTGAACTGGGTGACCCCTGTCTGTTTGAGTCAGGTCTGTAATTTGCCTGTTACCATCTTGGTACTTCTTTAGGTACctgtaaatctgaaaaaaaaaaaaaaaaaaataaaaatccctgtTTGATAGTTTGAGAGACAGGAATAACAAATGCAAGTTCTAAATTTTGTCCAGCTCAGTCTCTTCTTTTGCTGACTCACCAAAACACTAAGGTTTGGTATTTAATTGTGGTTTTTTAGTGGGGGAATCTATAACCTCATCAGATGGGAATATACCCATCCCTCTCCATAGCACCTGGATGCTGTATGCTGCTCCAGATCATAAGGGCttccagaaaacaaatctttatttttaggcATGTAACACTTTCTGTCTGCAATATTATGCTTCCTGAAAAGGCAGGAAGCCATGATGCAGAGTTCAGTAACTCTGGATGTGAACTGAAAgaagaagcaaggaaaaacaaacaagcattTGCCTTTTCTCATGTGTTGGGGTGAACACCTTTTGCTTGTAACCACCCAAAGCATTTTTGGTCATTCAGTGCTTTATCCAGGGATAAAAAACCATCTCAAATTACTTTGTAAGCATTAATCATATTATTCATCCTCTGCAAAACAATAGCTACCACTGTTAAAGAAATTAATGCCTACTTTGGATGGTAATTCTTTTCATCAGTCTTGTATTcatcttttgcttttgtgtcttttttatttcccctccctgttgttttttttttttctttctgaaaagataGACACTGTAGAACAGTTGTTCCTGTTTATGGGGTAATAATTTGTTATTTTGGTATATTGGTTTGTAACCTGAAGATGTTTCACAGGTTAAACCTAAACTTCCCACCTTCTCTGTCTGATAtccatgagatttttttttttcttttcctgtacaGAGACCAAAGGGTCAGCAGCATGTATCTATTTTGCCTGGTAAAGACATGTTTGCATTCAGGTATTGCAGGGAATACCCTACTAGTATCAAAGGCTTTTCTgttaaacacaggaaaaaatgcttaTGAAATATTAGGAACAGCAATTCCATGAGAGGTTCTACTGGAAATACTGCATGGGCACAAGCTTCTGAGAAGATCTTTGCtcttttcacatctttttggggttttttggtttggtttggtttttttttttcaacctccCTGGGGAacaattctgctggatcccttcacagcctccttgctcttctctggacctgctccagcacctcaatctccttcctgaggggctgaggggcccagaactggacacaggactcaagctgtggcctcaccagggctgagcacaggggcagaatcccttccctggacctgctggccacgctgttcctgagccagcccaggatgccattggccttcttggccacctgggcacactgctggctcctcttcagcttcctggcaatccagactcccaggtccctttctgccactctgtgcccagcctggagctccccatggggttgttgtgttgaacctcatcccgttgggatcagcccaactctccagtctgtccaggtccctctgcagagccctcctgccttccagctgagtTGCAGGCACTttgttaagaaaacaaaacacctgtaatattttgtttgcCTCTTGTCTGTGGTATCTTGCAAGTGCTGGCTGTTCTTTAGCTGAGGAAGAAGTCAAGCTGTCTCTTCAGCCCCTGTTTACTGTGGAAGGTGCAGGGTACCTCCTCTTTAGCATCTCAGTTTCAGCATCTCCTGTTACACTGataattttgctgtttgtgCTGTTGATCATAGGCTTTTCAGGCAGCAGG
Proteins encoded in this region:
- the NAB1 gene encoding NGFI-A-binding protein 1 isoform X2, with the protein product MASALPRTLGELQLYRILQKANLLFYFDAFIQQGGDDVQQLCEAGEEEFLEIMALVGMASKPLHVRRLQKALRDWVTNPGLFNQPLTSLPVSSIPIYKLPEGSPAWLGISCSSYERTSSSREPHLKIPKCAATTCVQSVGASKSEVVGNLSLQSGSEPRLWQGHHTTESEHSLSPADLGSPASPKENSETLDAAAALSVAECVERMVPSLPKSDSNEVKELLKTNKKLAKMIGHIFEMSDEDPHKEEEIRKYSAIYGRFDSKRKDGKHLTLHELTVNEAAAQLCVKDNALLTRRDELFALARQISREVTYKYTYRTTKSKCGERDELSPKRIKIEDGYPDFQDTVQTLYQQDKMPLALAKGKSEDSAALNSQSEKVMAKQMEFLCNQAALERRLSTGCYRQNSEEHSPNGMSLDNADGQGERPLNLRMPNLPSRQLQHISLDGEQHLGKPLCSDLIRLYPGAEAKSQSSEGLGILKDFPHSAFNNIERKVIKTEPEDTR